Proteins encoded by one window of Helicobacter sp. 11S03491-1:
- a CDS encoding PepSY-associated TM helix domain-containing protein: MKKNYQKIHIYLSIFFLPFALLYAVTGILYLTHYSGGKDLSTYKVDFEKQLTKEELADFGLKFLHEKNIKFRNMDVSFAKNRIQIGLMANYARISQSDGKIKIDVYKGNIIRYLMSLHFGQGKWYFDVLGIAFGAALAIFYLTGILMVKHHSKHKKPLWISFFLGLGVVIVVGYLNGA; the protein is encoded by the coding sequence ATGAAAAAAAATTATCAAAAAATTCATATATATTTAAGTATATTTTTCTTACCTTTTGCTTTGTTGTATGCAGTTACAGGAATTCTTTATCTGACACATTATAGCGGGGGCAAGGATCTTAGTACTTACAAAGTGGATTTTGAAAAACAGCTCACCAAAGAAGAATTAGCAGATTTTGGCTTGAAATTCTTGCATGAAAAGAATATTAAATTTAGAAATATGGATGTGAGTTTTGCAAAAAATAGAATTCAGATAGGCTTAATGGCTAATTATGCCCGAATTTCACAATCTGATGGAAAAATAAAAATTGATGTATATAAAGGAAATATTATTCGGTATTTAATGTCTTTGCATTTTGGGCAAGGTAAATGGTATTTTGATGTTTTAGGTATTGCTTTTGGAGCTGCTTTGGCGATATTTTATTTGACGGGAATTTTAATGGTCAAACACCATTCCAAACATAAAAAACCTCTTTGGATATCGTTTTTTCTAGGACTGGGGGTGGTTATTGTTGTGGGTTATCTCAATGGTGCTTAA
- a CDS encoding S41 family peptidase: protein MNKYLISGVLVSFLSVSLVFNGLSAKEDQGNATTQQQRIEAYNKLTKIINTIEAYYVDDISINDIVNKAIEGLLSNLDAHSAYLTEKKFKDLRAQTDGEFGGLGITIGMKDGALTIIAPLDDTPAQKQGLKSGDVILKINDESTLNMSIDDAVNIMRGKPKTSVKLTVVRKGEAKPLEFTIVRDIIKVKSVHARKIEGTKFLYIRVNSFDKNVTHSVVNELKKDPDVQGIVLDLRNNPGGLLNQAVDLSDLFIKSGVIVSQKGKIKEENMEYKANGKAPYPNLPIVVLVNGGTASASEIVSGALQDHKRALIVGEDTFGKGSVQVVLPIDKTEAIKLTTAKYYLPSGRTIQAVGIKPDILVHPGVVPQNESSFEIKEADLRNHLENELQKVDKKTENKNPDSKKAENKKTENKKTEEQKLITQKDINNDIQLKSGIDILKTWNIIRSANKK, encoded by the coding sequence ATGAATAAATATCTGATTTCGGGTGTATTGGTATCATTTTTGAGTGTATCTTTAGTGTTTAATGGACTTTCTGCTAAGGAAGATCAAGGAAATGCCACAACACAACAACAAAGAATAGAGGCTTATAATAAGCTTACAAAAATTATCAATACGATTGAGGCTTATTATGTTGATGATATAAGCATTAACGATATTGTAAATAAGGCTATTGAGGGTTTATTATCTAATTTGGATGCGCATTCGGCATATTTGACAGAAAAAAAATTCAAAGATTTGAGGGCACAAACTGATGGCGAATTTGGTGGGCTTGGAATTACAATTGGCATGAAAGATGGAGCTTTGACGATTATTGCTCCATTAGATGATACCCCGGCTCAAAAACAAGGTCTTAAAAGTGGTGATGTGATTTTAAAGATTAATGATGAAAGCACTTTAAATATGAGTATTGATGATGCTGTGAATATCATGCGAGGTAAGCCAAAAACTTCTGTAAAACTTACTGTAGTCAGAAAAGGTGAAGCCAAGCCTTTAGAATTTACTATAGTTCGGGATATTATTAAGGTTAAATCAGTCCATGCAAGAAAAATAGAAGGGACAAAGTTTTTATATATCAGGGTTAATTCGTTTGATAAAAATGTTACACATAGCGTTGTAAATGAATTGAAAAAAGATCCCGATGTCCAAGGGATTGTTTTGGATTTGAGAAATAACCCCGGTGGGCTGCTCAATCAGGCAGTTGATTTATCGGATTTGTTTATCAAAAGCGGTGTGATTGTCTCTCAAAAAGGCAAAATTAAAGAAGAAAATATGGAATACAAAGCCAATGGAAAAGCCCCTTATCCTAATTTGCCTATTGTTGTTTTGGTAAATGGAGGGACTGCGAGTGCGAGTGAAATTGTTTCAGGAGCTTTGCAAGATCATAAGCGTGCTTTAATTGTAGGTGAAGATACTTTTGGAAAAGGGAGTGTTCAAGTTGTGCTTCCTATTGATAAAACAGAGGCAATTAAATTAACTACTGCAAAATATTACCTTCCAAGCGGCAGGACAATCCAAGCTGTTGGCATTAAGCCTGATATTCTTGTGCATCCGGGTGTAGTGCCTCAAAATGAGAGTAGTTTTGAAATCAAAGAAGCAGATTTGAGAAATCATCTTGAGAATGAGCTTCAAAAAGTAGATAAAAAAACTGAGAATAAAAACCCCGATAGCAAAAAAGCAGAAAATAAAAAAACTGAGAATAAAAAAACAGAAGAACAAAAGCTTATCACCCAAAAAGATATCAACAATGATATTCAATTAAAATCCGGAATTGATATATTAAAGACTTGGAATATCATCAGATCGGCAAATAAAAAATAA
- a CDS encoding TonB-dependent receptor: MNILMTKINKKFLMMGLLFPFSLLYPLESNLTSEKSYILKKSVVSASGFAQDIRDAPASISSISAQQLQDKPYRDLGEAISNIAGISTNEEITGPTGYNISIRGMPAQYTLILVDGKRQNVTPAAFPNANDSIFSSFMPPAAAIERIEVIKGPMSTLYGSDAIGGVVNIITKRNFKSWTSSFNFSGTLQEDKAFGNLYTGGFYTSGPLDNAKKWGLSLRGFESYRAYVSANNLSIIPTPQGPPKEIGKTMIVGGMESNIYNIGGRISYSPAKENYIYFDYDRVQYWQNKYPGKKPYASAPQTFSRNNYILTHLGDYTFGQSNTSIQYNSTVYNGRTYVKNGVTKDRGLRGDDVLGNTKLILPLNSSQLVIGGEYWFSSMSDGILEQSIQSRLIYQNNISLFAENELSILDNLILTLGILENYNFAFGFNTSPRAYLVYNALESLTFKGGFSTGYKVPTAAQLIDGPNGMSGTSSLTRILHGNPNLKPENSLNFEINALWETPYTNINLGAFYNKFSDKIIDGKEGAKVGLGEAIPVGSHKICSTDGFRSQGITNCFYPINIDEAIAYGGEVTFEIYPIDIKIGTLGLNLNYAFTKTDQTKGKNKGKPLLNIPAHNLNGSLNYLFTDILGLYIRGEFYAHQPKSAPGWLLTSDYGVFSYEELKKAYPALKPFFNSYFLMHIGGHYQLNSSIKLHFGIYNLLNQKFSDWFNVPQNSNTTQVNNYNYVHEGRRYFLSLNMEF, from the coding sequence ATGAATATTTTAATGACAAAAATAAATAAAAAATTTTTGATGATGGGCTTATTATTCCCTTTTAGTTTGTTATACCCTCTAGAATCAAATCTCACATCCGAAAAAAGCTACATTTTGAAAAAATCTGTTGTTTCTGCAAGCGGTTTTGCCCAAGATATCAGAGATGCCCCTGCTTCTATCTCCAGTATCAGCGCTCAACAACTTCAAGACAAGCCCTATAGGGATCTTGGAGAAGCGATCTCTAATATTGCGGGCATTAGCACTAATGAAGAGATTACCGGTCCTACAGGCTACAACATATCCATACGTGGAATGCCTGCACAATATACTCTCATCCTTGTAGATGGGAAAAGACAAAATGTTACCCCGGCTGCCTTCCCTAATGCCAATGATAGTATTTTTTCCTCTTTTATGCCTCCGGCAGCTGCGATTGAACGTATTGAAGTAATTAAAGGTCCTATGAGCACACTCTACGGAAGTGATGCCATTGGAGGAGTAGTAAATATCATTACCAAAAGAAATTTTAAATCATGGACAAGTAGTTTCAATTTTTCCGGCACACTACAAGAAGATAAAGCTTTTGGCAATCTTTATACCGGAGGTTTTTATACATCAGGTCCCCTAGACAATGCCAAAAAATGGGGATTGTCTCTCAGAGGATTTGAATCTTATCGCGCTTATGTATCTGCTAATAATCTAAGCATTATCCCTACCCCGCAAGGTCCCCCAAAAGAAATCGGCAAAACCATGATTGTTGGAGGTATGGAATCTAACATCTACAATATTGGAGGAAGAATTTCTTATTCTCCTGCTAAAGAAAACTATATTTATTTTGATTATGACAGGGTGCAATATTGGCAAAATAAATATCCTGGTAAAAAACCTTATGCCTCTGCTCCTCAGACTTTTAGCAGGAATAATTATATCCTCACCCACTTGGGAGATTATACCTTTGGTCAAAGCAATACTTCAATCCAATACAATTCTACTGTCTATAATGGAAGAACTTATGTAAAAAATGGAGTTACCAAAGACAGAGGGCTGCGAGGAGATGATGTGCTGGGGAATACAAAATTAATACTCCCACTAAATTCAAGCCAACTGGTCATTGGAGGAGAATATTGGTTTTCTTCCATGAGTGATGGCATACTGGAACAAAGTATCCAATCACGACTTATTTACCAAAACAATATCAGTCTTTTTGCAGAAAATGAATTGAGTATTTTAGATAATCTTATCTTGACACTTGGGATTTTAGAAAATTATAACTTTGCCTTTGGATTTAATACTTCTCCAAGAGCCTATCTTGTTTATAATGCTCTTGAAAGTCTCACTTTCAAAGGAGGCTTTTCTACAGGATACAAAGTCCCAACAGCAGCGCAACTTATTGATGGACCCAATGGAATGAGTGGCACAAGTTCTCTTACACGAATTCTTCATGGCAATCCAAATCTCAAACCTGAAAACTCTCTAAACTTTGAAATAAATGCCCTTTGGGAAACCCCTTATACCAACATAAACCTGGGTGCTTTTTATAATAAATTTAGCGATAAGATTATTGATGGCAAAGAAGGGGCAAAAGTTGGGCTTGGAGAAGCTATTCCCGTTGGCAGTCATAAAATCTGCAGCACAGATGGATTTAGATCTCAAGGGATTACAAATTGTTTCTACCCCATCAACATTGATGAAGCTATTGCTTATGGAGGAGAAGTTACTTTTGAAATTTATCCCATTGATATAAAAATAGGCACATTAGGTCTTAATCTCAACTATGCTTTTACCAAAACAGATCAGACAAAAGGCAAAAACAAAGGGAAGCCTTTGTTAAATATCCCCGCTCACAATCTCAATGGCTCTCTTAATTATCTTTTTACAGATATATTGGGTCTGTATATAAGAGGGGAATTTTATGCCCATCAGCCAAAATCAGCTCCAGGCTGGCTACTTACATCAGATTATGGTGTTTTTAGCTATGAAGAACTCAAAAAAGCCTACCCTGCGCTCAAACCATTTTTTAATAGCTATTTTTTAATGCACATAGGAGGACATTATCAACTTAACTCCAGTATAAAATTACATTTTGGAATTTATAATCTTTTGAATCAAAAATTTTCTGATTGGTTTAACGTCCCTCAAAATAGCAATACAACACAAGTCAATAACTATAACTATGTCCATGAAGGTAGGAGATATTTTTTAAGCCTGAATATGGAATTTTAA
- the purS gene encoding phosphoribosylformylglycinamidine synthase subunit PurS, with amino-acid sequence MVVEISVTLKEGVLDPQAKAIDHALKSLGFLDIKNVSLGKKIILEFDHHNKQQALLEAQKMSEELLANTVIEDYFIHVREK; translated from the coding sequence ATGGTTGTAGAAATTAGCGTAACATTAAAAGAGGGTGTTTTAGATCCTCAGGCAAAGGCTATTGATCATGCTTTGAAATCTTTGGGATTTTTGGATATAAAAAATGTTTCTTTGGGCAAAAAAATTATCCTTGAATTTGATCATCATAATAAACAGCAAGCTCTTTTGGAAGCTCAAAAAATGTCAGAGGAGCTTTTGGCAAATACAGTTATAGAAGATTATTTTATTCATGTCAGGGAAAAATAA
- a CDS encoding SH3 domain-containing protein, giving the protein MKKILYLFFCLYLLGILNIVCAQDDSSQNRAKIIYIKIPDSQVFNKPVYIGESIQVTYSLLLFSNARFVGTEFVGGIDTHKLVLKNPDTKWKLTSDGSYKAIYEYKIKSLDASIPPLKVMAISSDGDYSDSSIAPAINLNVIDLYQNQKYAGVVASEFDILGYKTKTYDNLNNILVFEAEARQSNLEDLKLPDIVKQGFESIHVGDESSDGIYYCIIPKNVQNISFEYFSLKDNRFKDVTLPIIASDDTISTQDDIKPKNNFLLFSNLVTVGFMIVFLILYFLLGRKRIFLIIFGLFLIYLLWNIFSRHEAVLLANKHIRILPTYNSTILETTKSNMEVEVIGKHDQYYKIVTNDDKVGWVNKNDVK; this is encoded by the coding sequence ATGAAAAAGATTTTATATCTATTTTTTTGTTTGTATTTATTGGGCATTTTGAATATTGTCTGTGCGCAAGATGATTCTAGCCAAAATCGAGCAAAAATTATTTATATCAAAATTCCTGATTCTCAAGTATTTAATAAACCTGTTTATATTGGCGAGAGTATTCAAGTTACTTATAGCCTTCTTTTGTTCTCAAATGCGAGATTTGTGGGGACAGAGTTTGTTGGAGGGATTGACACTCATAAATTAGTTTTGAAAAACCCCGATACAAAGTGGAAACTCACAAGTGATGGTTCTTATAAGGCTATCTATGAATACAAGATTAAATCTCTTGATGCTTCAATCCCACCCCTAAAGGTAATGGCGATTTCAAGCGATGGGGATTATAGTGATTCTTCCATTGCTCCGGCAATTAATTTGAATGTCATTGATTTGTATCAAAATCAAAAATATGCAGGCGTAGTTGCCAGCGAGTTTGATATTCTTGGATACAAAACAAAAACCTATGATAATCTCAATAATATTTTAGTTTTTGAAGCAGAAGCAAGGCAGTCAAATTTGGAAGATTTGAAGCTTCCTGATATTGTCAAACAAGGATTTGAGAGTATTCATGTTGGAGATGAGTCTTCTGATGGAATTTATTATTGTATCATCCCCAAGAATGTCCAAAATATTTCTTTTGAGTATTTTTCTTTAAAAGACAACCGCTTCAAAGATGTTACTTTGCCTATTATTGCAAGTGATGATACTATCAGCACTCAAGATGATATAAAACCAAAAAATAATTTTCTTTTGTTTTCAAATTTAGTTACTGTTGGATTCATGATAGTATTTTTGATTCTCTATTTTTTACTTGGAAGGAAAAGGATTTTCTTAATTATTTTTGGATTATTTTTAATTTATTTACTTTGGAATATTTTTTCCAGGCATGAGGCGGTTTTGCTTGCGAATAAGCATATTCGTATTTTGCCTACTTATAATTCAACTATATTAGAAACTACAAAATCAAATATGGAAGTTGAAGTAATTGGCAAACATGATCAATATTATAAAATTGTTACTAATGATGATAAAGTAGGATGGGTAAATAAAAATGATGTTAAATAA
- a CDS encoding AAA family ATPase gives MNIFEKMTHQLKETLDQAVSLALHGKNQEVDTIHLIWAMLSNTQSILNQALHKMNIDKIAIELEVKSLADKLPKSSNITKENITISKNLQDNLNQAEGLATKNGDKYIALDTFIIANIKTEIFTQVFRKYLDLTELKKTLEVIRGGTKIQNENDDSNLESLEKFGIDLTKKALENTLDPVIGRDEEISRMMQILIRKTKNNPILLGEPGVGKTAAVEGLAQRIIKKEVPISLQNKRVIALDMSALVAGAKYRGEFEERLKKVIEEVKKAGNIILFIDEIHTIVGAGASEGSMDAANILKPALARGELHTIGATTLKEYRKYFEKDAALTRRFQPINLNEPTVNEALQILRGIKEKLEAHHNVNITDSALVAAAKLSNRYITDRFLPDKAIDLIDEGAAELKMQIESEPTELSRIKRQIQTLEVEKQALNMEKKDTNKTRLEEIDKELSNSNEERNRLEAQFENEKNVFKEIAQTKSNIDSLKRESELAKREGNYNKAAEIDYSKIPDQEIKEKGLNEKWDKMQASGTLLKNAVTEESIANIISRWTQIPVKKMLQSEKDRILGVEDELRKSVVGQDKALKAISRVIKRNKAGLSEANRPIGSFLFLGPTGVGKTQSAKSLAQFLFDTDKNLIRIDMSEYMEKHAASRLVGAPPGYVGYEEGGQLTEAVRRKPYSVVLFDEIEKAHPDVFNILLQVLDDGRLTDNKGVTVDFRNTIIILTSNIASDKIIEINDEKEKAVNEALKKYFKPEFLNRLDDIIIFNPLDIEGIVKIVDIMFEGIAKKVIEKNISLQLTPQAKEFIAKAGFDPVYGARPLKRALYEEVEDRLAELILEGKVAEGNKVLFDLKDNEIFPQIS, from the coding sequence ATGAATATATTTGAAAAAATGACCCATCAACTTAAAGAAACTCTCGATCAAGCTGTTTCCTTAGCACTCCATGGTAAAAATCAAGAAGTAGATACAATCCATTTAATATGGGCAATGTTAAGCAATACTCAATCTATTCTCAATCAAGCTCTACATAAAATGAATATTGATAAAATTGCCATCGAATTAGAAGTCAAAAGTCTGGCAGATAAGTTGCCAAAAAGTTCAAATATTACCAAAGAAAATATTACGATAAGCAAAAATCTTCAAGATAATCTCAATCAAGCTGAAGGTTTAGCTACCAAAAATGGCGATAAATATATTGCTTTAGATACTTTTATTATCGCCAATATTAAAACAGAAATTTTTACTCAAGTTTTTAGAAAATATTTGGATTTGACCGAACTTAAAAAAACTTTGGAAGTTATCCGTGGAGGGACAAAAATTCAAAATGAAAACGATGATTCCAATCTGGAATCTCTTGAAAAATTCGGGATAGATCTCACAAAAAAAGCTCTGGAAAATACCCTTGATCCTGTAATTGGCAGAGATGAGGAAATCTCTAGAATGATGCAAATTCTCATCAGAAAAACCAAAAACAACCCTATTTTACTGGGAGAACCCGGTGTAGGTAAAACAGCTGCTGTAGAAGGTCTGGCACAACGAATTATCAAAAAAGAAGTCCCTATTTCTTTACAAAATAAACGTGTTATTGCACTTGATATGAGTGCCCTTGTAGCAGGGGCAAAATATCGAGGAGAATTTGAAGAAAGACTTAAAAAAGTCATTGAGGAAGTCAAAAAAGCCGGAAATATTATTCTTTTTATTGATGAAATTCACACAATTGTAGGAGCAGGCGCTAGCGAAGGCAGCATGGATGCAGCCAATATTCTTAAACCCGCTCTTGCAAGAGGAGAACTCCACACAATAGGAGCTACGACACTCAAAGAATATCGTAAATATTTTGAAAAAGATGCTGCCCTTACAAGAAGATTCCAACCCATTAATCTCAATGAGCCTACAGTAAATGAAGCACTTCAGATTTTACGTGGGATCAAAGAAAAACTTGAAGCACACCATAATGTCAATATTACAGATTCAGCGTTGGTAGCAGCAGCAAAATTAAGCAATCGTTATATCACTGATCGTTTCTTGCCGGATAAAGCAATAGATCTCATCGATGAAGGTGCAGCAGAATTAAAAATGCAAATAGAATCTGAACCCACCGAATTATCTCGTATCAAAAGACAAATTCAAACATTAGAAGTTGAAAAACAAGCCCTCAATATGGAAAAAAAAGATACTAACAAAACAAGGCTTGAAGAAATAGATAAAGAACTCAGCAATAGCAATGAAGAAAGAAACCGCCTTGAAGCGCAATTTGAAAATGAAAAAAATGTATTCAAAGAAATTGCCCAAACCAAAAGCAATATTGACTCCCTCAAAAGAGAATCCGAACTTGCAAAGAGGGAAGGAAATTACAACAAAGCTGCTGAAATCGATTATAGTAAAATCCCCGATCAAGAAATCAAAGAAAAGGGATTGAATGAAAAATGGGATAAAATGCAAGCAAGCGGGACATTGCTTAAAAATGCCGTAACAGAAGAGAGTATTGCTAATATTATTAGTCGATGGACACAAATCCCTGTAAAAAAAATGCTCCAAAGCGAAAAAGATAGAATTTTGGGCGTTGAAGATGAGCTTAGAAAAAGTGTGGTAGGACAAGACAAGGCGCTTAAGGCAATTTCAAGAGTCATCAAAAGGAATAAGGCAGGTCTTAGCGAAGCCAATCGTCCTATTGGAAGCTTCTTGTTTCTAGGACCTACAGGTGTGGGCAAAACCCAAAGCGCCAAATCACTTGCGCAATTCTTATTTGATACAGATAAAAATCTTATCCGTATAGATATGAGTGAATATATGGAAAAACACGCTGCCAGCAGACTTGTAGGTGCTCCTCCCGGATATGTAGGGTATGAAGAAGGAGGACAACTTACTGAAGCAGTCAGAAGAAAACCTTACTCGGTTGTATTGTTTGATGAAATAGAAAAAGCTCATCCGGATGTATTTAATATTCTTTTGCAAGTTCTTGATGATGGACGTTTGACTGACAACAAAGGAGTAACTGTTGATTTTAGAAATACAATCATTATTCTTACAAGCAACATAGCTAGCGATAAAATTATAGAAATCAATGACGAAAAAGAAAAAGCTGTTAATGAAGCGCTTAAAAAATACTTCAAACCTGAATTTCTAAATCGTCTGGATGACATTATCATCTTCAATCCATTGGATATTGAGGGTATTGTAAAAATTGTAGATATTATGTTTGAGGGCATTGCAAAAAAAGTCATCGAAAAAAATATTTCCTTGCAACTAACCCCACAAGCCAAAGAATTTATTGCCAAAGCAGGTTTTGATCCTGTCTATGGAGCCAGACCACTCAAAAGAGCCTTGTATGAAGAAGTAGAAGACAGATTGGCTGAACTTATTTTGGAAGGTAAGGTTGCAGAAGGTAATAAAGTGCTTTTTGATCTCAAAGATAATGAAATTTTTCCTCAAATTAGCTGA
- the bioV gene encoding pimelyl-ACP methyl ester esterase BioV, translating to MFFSGFCFHHEEVLFKRFLPKGIYDLSGFSYGAQKAFDEAYRRICEGKRVQRLALFSPAFFEDKTQAYKRLQILAFNRDSDSYIQAFLHSIGLSQGMQKYIQKGEISELEALLYYVWDKKKLEKIKDKGIKLEVYLGGEDEIINPLAARDFFAPYGVVYFIKSSNHLLTPI from the coding sequence ATGTTCTTTAGCGGGTTTTGCTTCCATCATGAGGAAGTCCTTTTTAAGAGGTTTTTACCTAAGGGGATTTATGATTTGAGTGGGTTTAGTTATGGAGCGCAAAAAGCTTTTGATGAAGCTTATAGGCGTATTTGTGAAGGTAAAAGAGTGCAAAGACTTGCCTTATTTTCTCCGGCATTTTTTGAAGATAAAACTCAAGCTTATAAACGACTCCAAATTTTGGCATTTAATAGGGATTCTGATAGTTATATACAGGCTTTTTTGCATTCTATAGGATTATCTCAAGGAATGCAAAAATACATCCAAAAAGGAGAAATATCTGAACTTGAAGCTTTGCTTTATTATGTTTGGGATAAAAAAAAGCTTGAAAAAATCAAAGATAAAGGTATCAAGCTTGAAGTATATTTAGGGGGAGAGGATGAGATTATCAACCCTTTAGCAGCGCGTGATTTTTTTGCTCCTTATGGGGTAGTTTATTTTATCAAATCATCCAATCACTTGTTAACCCCCATTTGA
- a CDS encoding DUF4198 domain-containing protein has protein sequence MKKISIIMFLAVLGISSVYAHGIWTAMRSDMIEIVYGEGPWDNRFDAQTLQQVKGYDENQKERKVSTQVNETFVSLVPDDSVQVITAYAMAYFSQDANGNYVKKPKNEVPGVKNSMFAKQYNVSYINQQKMLKKQKAMILIKKPKANKAIELEILPQVDPRSLKQGDELKVLVLKNGKPFGNAVVVPDVIGDVHHEIKTDKNGYATFKIRNTGLNVIATWSIESSKDTIKSDKDTIFSTLSFTLFDKNK, from the coding sequence ATGAAAAAAATTTCAATAATAATGTTTTTGGCAGTGTTGGGCATTTCAAGTGTTTATGCTCATGGCATTTGGACTGCAATGAGATCAGATATGATTGAGATTGTCTATGGAGAGGGTCCTTGGGATAATCGTTTTGATGCCCAAACGCTTCAACAAGTAAAAGGTTATGATGAAAATCAAAAAGAAAGAAAAGTAAGCACTCAAGTGAATGAGACTTTTGTATCCCTTGTTCCTGATGACTCCGTACAGGTTATTACAGCATATGCAATGGCATATTTTTCCCAAGATGCCAATGGAAACTATGTCAAAAAACCTAAAAATGAAGTTCCCGGAGTAAAAAATTCAATGTTTGCCAAACAATATAACGTTAGTTATATCAACCAACAAAAAATGCTTAAGAAACAAAAAGCAATGATTCTTATCAAAAAACCCAAAGCTAATAAGGCTATTGAACTTGAAATACTTCCTCAGGTTGATCCTAGGAGTCTCAAGCAAGGAGATGAGTTGAAAGTTTTGGTTCTCAAAAATGGGAAGCCTTTTGGAAATGCTGTTGTTGTTCCGGATGTTATTGGCGATGTCCATCATGAAATCAAAACAGACAAAAATGGTTATGCAACTTTTAAAATTAGAAATACAGGGTTAAATGTAATTGCAACTTGGAGTATTGAATCTTCAAAAGATACCATAAAATCAGATAAAGATACTATATTTAGCACATTATCATTTACTTTATTTGATAAAAATAAATAA
- the purC gene encoding phosphoribosylaminoimidazolesuccinocarboxamide synthase yields the protein MNKVRMLYEGKGKKLYSTYEEGVLIAEFKDDLTAFNAEKKGNERGKGELNCKISSFLFEILEKQGIKTHYLKRLDAQNILCKKVEIIPIEVVTRNIATGSISKRLGIQEGSVFPFGVVEFYYKDDALGDPIINDEHCKILGITDKQEDLEFLKSQARKINAILKDFFDTKNLKLVDFKLEFGRDDKGEIILADEISPDSCRFWDKTTNEKLDKDRFRQDLGNIKLAYEEVLRRIVS from the coding sequence ATGAATAAAGTAAGAATGCTTTATGAAGGTAAGGGTAAAAAGCTTTACAGCACATATGAAGAAGGTGTTTTGATAGCTGAATTTAAAGATGACTTAACTGCTTTTAATGCTGAAAAAAAAGGAAATGAGAGAGGTAAGGGGGAATTAAATTGTAAAATTAGTTCTTTTTTATTTGAAATACTTGAAAAACAGGGCATCAAAACTCATTATCTCAAAAGACTTGATGCTCAAAATATTTTGTGTAAAAAAGTAGAAATTATCCCTATTGAAGTAGTTACAAGAAATATTGCCACAGGTTCAATTTCAAAACGTTTAGGCATTCAAGAAGGCAGTGTTTTTCCCTTTGGAGTTGTGGAGTTTTATTATAAAGATGATGCTTTAGGTGATCCAATTATCAATGATGAGCACTGTAAAATATTAGGTATTACAGATAAACAAGAGGATTTGGAGTTTTTAAAATCCCAAGCAAGAAAAATAAATGCAATTTTAAAAGATTTTTTTGATACTAAAAATTTGAAACTGGTTGATTTCAAACTTGAATTTGGTAGAGATGATAAAGGAGAAATTATTCTTGCCGATGAAATTAGCCCTGATAGTTGTAGGTTTTGGGATAAAACTACAAATGAGAAATTAGATAAAGATAGATTTAGACAGGACTTAGGAAATATAAAACTTGCCTATGAGGAAGTTTTAAGACGAATAGTGTCTTAA
- the purQ gene encoding phosphoribosylformylglycinamidine synthase subunit PurQ produces the protein MVSILQFPGTNCERDMLYAYSEILGAQSAIVWHKNEELPQNTKLVVIPGGFSYGDYLRSGAIARFSPIMKSVVNYAQNGGIVLGICNGFQILTESRLLPGVLKRNDGLSFVSKKQNLKVVCNDNKFLASYDLNQVISMPIAHADGNYYVDKETLEFMEKNHQILLQYVDNPNGSLSSIAGICNKEKNVFGLMPHPERAIESILGSSDGLEMLRSLLWEV, from the coding sequence ATGGTATCTATCTTGCAATTTCCCGGTACAAATTGCGAAAGAGACATGCTTTATGCTTATAGTGAAATCTTAGGTGCCCAAAGTGCAATTGTTTGGCACAAAAACGAAGAACTACCTCAAAATACAAAACTTGTAGTCATACCCGGTGGATTTAGCTATGGAGATTATCTCAGAAGTGGGGCAATTGCTCGATTTTCGCCTATTATGAAAAGCGTGGTAAATTATGCTCAAAATGGAGGGATTGTTTTGGGAATTTGCAATGGTTTTCAGATTTTGACAGAATCAAGGCTTTTGCCCGGAGTCTTGAAACGCAATGACGGATTGTCTTTTGTCTCAAAAAAACAAAATCTTAAGGTTGTCTGCAATGACAATAAGTTTTTAGCTTCTTATGACTTAAATCAAGTTATTTCTATGCCTATTGCCCATGCTGATGGGAATTATTATGTTGATAAAGAAACTTTAGAATTTATGGAAAAAAATCATCAAATTTTACTTCAATATGTTGATAATCCCAATGGATCATTATCTTCAATCGCAGGAATATGTAATAAAGAAAAAAATGTTTTTGGTCTAATGCCTCACCCTGAACGTGCTATAGAATCTATTCTTGGAAGCAGCGATGGTTTAGAAATGTTGCGTTCATTGCTTTGGGAAGTTTGA